From Zalophus californianus isolate mZalCal1 chromosome 16, mZalCal1.pri.v2, whole genome shotgun sequence, one genomic window encodes:
- the LOC113939239 gene encoding soluble calcium-activated nucleotidase 1 isoform X5 — protein sequence MGETWLQAHLDRSRLPFSLMPVQPSNHLEWNEPMHSLRISVGGLPVLASMTKAADPRFRPRWKVILPSFVGAAVLWLLYSHRPPPGRPPAPNAHNWRLSQAPADQYNDTYPLSAPQRTPGGTRYRIAVIADLDTESRAQEENTWFSYLKKGYLTLSDSGDKVAVEWDKGHGVLESHLAEKGRGMELSELIVFNGRLYSVDDRTGVIYQIEGTKAVPWVILSDGDGTVGKGFKAEWLAVKDEHLYVGGLGKEWTTSTGEVMNENPEWVKVVGSRGSVDHENWVSSYNALRAAAGIQPPGYLIHESACWSDTLQRWFFLPRRASHEQYSEKDDERKGTNLLLSAAQDFGDISVSHVGDVVPTHGFSSFKFIPNTDDQIIVALKSEEDRGRIATYIMAFTLDGRFLLPETKIGNVKYEGIEFV from the exons GTCCCGCCTGCCCTTCAGTCTGATGCCCGTCCAGCCCTCCAACCACCTGGAATGGAATGAGCCTATGCACTCCCTCCGGATAAGTGTGGGGGGCCTTCCGGTGCTGGCGTCCATGACCAAGGCAGCAGACCCCCGCTTCCGCCCCCGCTGGAAAGTGATCCTGCCGTCCTTTGTGGGCGCTGCCGTCCTCTGGCTGCTGTActcccaccgcccacccccaGGCAGGCCCCCCGCACCCAACGCCCACAACTGGAGGCTCAGCCAGGCACCTGCTGACCAGTACAATGACACCTACCCCCTGTCCGCCCCCCAGAGGACGCCGGGCGGGACTCGGTACCGAATCGCGGTTATTGCTGACTTGGACACAGAATCTAGAGCCCAAGAGGAAAATACCTGGTTCAGTTACCTGAAGAAGGGCTACTTGACCCTGTCAGACAGTGGGGACAAGGTGGCCGTGGAGTGGGACAAAGGCCACGGGGTCCTGGAGTCCCACCTAGCTGAAAAGGGGCGGGGCATGGAGCTGTCTGAGCTGATCGTCTTCAACGGGAGACTCTACTCTGTGGACGACCGGACAGGGGTCATCTACCAGATCGAGGGGACCAAAGCCGTGCCGTGGGTGATTCTCTCCGATGGCGATGGAACCGTGGGAAAAG GCTTCAAAGCCGAGTGGCTGGCTGTGAAGGACGAGCATCTGTATGTGGGTGGCCTGGGCAAGGAGTGGACCACCAGCACGGGGGAAGTGATGAACGAAAACCCAGAGTGGGTGAAGGTGGTGGGCAGCAGAGGCAGCGTGGACCACGAGAATTGGGTGTCCAGCTATAACGCTCTGCGGGCCGCGGCAGGGATCCAGCCTCCAG GCTACCTCATTCACGAGTCCGCCTGCTGGAGCGACACGCTGCAGCGATGGTTCTTCCTGCCGCGCCGGGCCAGCCACGAGCAGTACAGTGAGAAGGATGACGAGCGCAAGGGCACCAACCTGCTCCTGAGCGCCGCCCAGGACTTTGGCGACATCTCCGTCAGCCACGTGGGGGACGTGGTCCCCACACACGGCTTCTCCTCCTTCAAGTTCATCCCCAACACTGACGACCAGATCATCGTGGCCCTCAAGTCTGAGGAGGACAGGGGCCGGATCGCCACCTACATCATGGCCTTCACGCTGGACGGGCGCTTCCTACTGCCAGAGACCAAGATCGGCAACGTGAAATACGAAGGAATAGAGTTCGTTTAA